A genomic stretch from Arachis stenosperma cultivar V10309 chromosome 3, arast.V10309.gnm1.PFL2, whole genome shotgun sequence includes:
- the LOC130969111 gene encoding uncharacterized protein LOC130969111 — protein MVPALQCEPGEKPMRNHVTVCGLKAVIKKSGTAENPDRLFHACPRYRNDSHCNYFKWVDNDDYEGVAESGTKKDYGAELQVESDYDEWRLKVAWRLDSLEAEVKALKLLIIFLFVVVVINVILCCLLCSSK, from the exons ATGGTTCCAGCTCTTCAATGCGAACCAGGAGAAAAACCCATGAGAAATCATGTAACTGTATGTGGGTTGAAGGCTGTGATAAAAAAATCTGGGACAGCAGAGAATCCAGATAGACTATTCCATGCATGTCCAAGGTACCGG AACGACAGTCACTGCAATTACTTTAAGTGGGTCGACAATGATGACTATGAAGGGGTGGCCGAAAGTGGAACAAAGAAAGATTATGGGGCTGAGTTGCAAGTTGAAAGTGACTATGATGAATGGAGGTTGAAGGTGGCATGGAGATTGGACAGCTTGGAAGCTGAAGTTAAAGCATTGAAACtgctaataatttttttgtttgtggTAGTTGTCATTAATGTGATCCTTTGTTGTTTGTTATGTAGTTCCAAGTAA